In the genome of Notamacropus eugenii isolate mMacEug1 chromosome 5, mMacEug1.pri_v2, whole genome shotgun sequence, one region contains:
- the LOC140508112 gene encoding zinc finger protein 713-like, producing the protein MVPRPMDFSFTTPLEYFSFCDTAPTLVQALITSLLDYCKAESVTLEDAFVDFTWEKRSELDPVQTDVNRDMMLENYENLVFLDSLAEERRCEITDATLKQGIYKGVSSRERLLGDSYWDLSIGKVWEHDNMLEGKQAAQGEQSSVNNKKK; encoded by the exons ATGGTGCCCAGGCCTATGGATTTCAGCTTTACAACACCTCTTGAATACTTCTCTTTCTGTGACACTGcccccaccctggtgcaggccctcatcacctcactcctggactattgcaaagcT GAATCAGTGACTTTAGAGGATGCTTTTGTGGACTTCACATGGGAAAAACGGAGTGAGCTAGACCCTGTGCAGACGGATGTAAACAGAGATATGATGCTGGAGAACTATGAAAACCTTGTCTTCCTGG aTTCCCTTGCTGAAGAAAGGAGGTGTGAAATCACGGATGCAACTCTAAAGCAGGGAATTTATAAGGGAGtatcatccagagaaagacttcTAGGAGACAGTTACTGGGATTTGAGTATAGGAAAAGTTTGGGAACATGATAACATGTTAGAGGGAAAGCAAGCTGCCCAAGGGGAACAATCATCAGTcaataacaagaaaaaatga